From Aliarcobacter butzleri, the proteins below share one genomic window:
- the luxS gene encoding S-ribosylhomocysteine lyase has translation MPLLDSFRVDHTIMPAPAVRVAKVMQTPKGDDITVFDLRFCVPNKSMMSEKGTHTLEHLFAGFIRNHLNSPTVEIIDVSPMGCRTGFYMSLIGTPSEQEVAVAWKKAMEDVLKVENQSDIPELNLYQCGTCAMHSLDEAKDIARDILKSQIGVMSNKELYLSEEKLKSLGN, from the coding sequence ATGCCATTATTAGATAGTTTTAGAGTTGACCATACGATTATGCCAGCACCTGCTGTTAGAGTTGCAAAAGTTATGCAAACTCCAAAAGGTGATGATATTACAGTTTTTGATTTAAGATTTTGTGTACCAAATAAATCAATGATGAGTGAAAAAGGAACTCATACTTTAGAACACCTTTTTGCTGGATTTATTAGAAATCATTTGAACTCTCCAACAGTTGAAATCATCGATGTTTCACCTATGGGTTGTAGAACTGGATTTTATATGAGTTTGATTGGAACTCCAAGTGAACAAGAAGTTGCCGTTGCTTGGAAAAAAGCTATGGAAGATGTTTTAAAAGTTGAAAACCAAAGTGATATTCCAGAACTAAATCTATATCAATGTGGAACTTGTGCTATGCACTCACTTGATGAAGCAAAAGATATTGCAAGAGATATTTTAAAATCACAAATCGGTGTTATGTCAAACAAAGAACTTTATCTTAGCGAAGAGAAATTAAAATCTTTAGGAAACTAA
- a CDS encoding MlaE family ABC transporter permease, which translates to MENCDYFLLEKNENNYKLTLLNIWNKQTLPNIIKKIELLNFSKNSKLNIDFANLKECDSSAIIYLISFLNTFEEKNITILNNKNHEKIFDFYKKHYQTKVLEEEKKNLFFEDLGKKSYDIYKESKEFIGFIGKVFYFFIYAIFNPSKIRFKAMLKYIETSAFDALLIVAVTSFLVGVVIAYQGSVQLEKFGANIFIVEMISITIFREIAPLVTAIVIAGRSASSYTAEIGAMKITEEIDAMKTMNFEPTLFLTLPRIFALCISLPLLVFFADIIGVFGGMVIASSSLDVTFIEFINRLHNEVPLKHLILGVFKALFFGFAIAIIGCYRGFQVQNNTTSIGKFTTMSVVNAIFVVILIDAVFSVIFTQMGI; encoded by the coding sequence ATGGAAAATTGTGACTATTTTTTGTTAGAAAAAAATGAAAATAACTATAAACTAACTTTATTAAATATTTGGAATAAACAAACACTTCCAAATATTATAAAAAAAATAGAACTTCTTAATTTTTCAAAAAACAGTAAGCTCAACATTGATTTTGCAAATCTAAAAGAGTGCGATAGTAGTGCGATTATTTATCTAATCTCATTTTTAAATACTTTTGAAGAAAAAAACATCACTATTTTAAATAATAAAAACCATGAAAAGATATTTGATTTTTATAAAAAACATTATCAAACTAAAGTTCTTGAAGAAGAGAAAAAAAATCTATTTTTTGAAGATTTAGGTAAAAAAAGTTACGACATTTATAAAGAATCAAAAGAGTTTATTGGCTTTATAGGAAAAGTTTTTTATTTTTTTATTTATGCGATTTTTAATCCATCAAAAATAAGATTTAAAGCGATGCTAAAATATATCGAAACTTCTGCTTTTGATGCACTTTTGATTGTTGCGGTTACTTCATTTTTAGTTGGAGTTGTTATTGCTTATCAAGGAAGTGTTCAACTTGAAAAGTTTGGGGCAAATATATTTATCGTTGAGATGATAAGCATAACAATATTTAGAGAAATAGCTCCACTTGTAACTGCTATTGTAATTGCTGGACGAAGTGCAAGTTCATACACAGCTGAAATAGGCGCTATGAAAATAACAGAAGAAATTGATGCTATGAAAACTATGAATTTTGAGCCAACTTTGTTTTTAACACTTCCAAGAATATTTGCTTTATGTATCTCTTTGCCACTTTTGGTTTTTTTTGCAGATATTATAGGAGTTTTTGGAGGAATGGTAATCGCAAGTTCTAGTTTAGATGTAACATTTATCGAGTTTATAAATAGACTTCACAATGAAGTTCCACTAAAACATCTTATTTTGGGAGTTTTTAAAGCATTATTTTTTGGTTTTGCTATTGCAATTATTGGATGTTATAGAGGTTTTCAAGTACAAAACAATACAACAAGTATAGGAAAATTTACAACAATGAGTGTTGTAAATGCTATATTTGTAGTAATTTTGATAGATGCAGTTTTCTCTGTAATTTTTACTCAAATGGGAATATAA
- a CDS encoding tRNA (5-methylaminomethyl-2-thiouridine)(34)-methyltransferase MnmD, whose translation MENNQNILVTTLDGSNTLFSTKYNQHFHNTEDGAINEALSKHIIPTFFYHQNKKELNILDICFGIGYNTFSTIYYILKNNLDIKINIFSPELDEDLIKSLKDFPFPKEFENIKHIIKAISTSNKYEDEKIKIEVFIGDARAYIKNFEKNFFDIVFQDAFSSDVNKELWTKEYFEDIYKICKEDSILSTYAIATPIRLSLYEAKFYIYETKSTKRKITLATKSLKNSIGKYIDMELKKQRNQDAKALYDK comes from the coding sequence TTGGAAAATAATCAAAATATTTTAGTAACCACTTTGGATGGTTCAAATACTCTTTTTTCTACAAAATATAATCAACACTTTCATAACACAGAAGATGGTGCGATAAATGAAGCTTTGAGTAAACATATTATCCCAACATTTTTTTATCATCAAAATAAAAAAGAGTTAAATATTTTGGATATCTGTTTCGGAATAGGGTATAACACTTTTTCAACTATCTATTATATTTTAAAAAACAATCTTGATATAAAAATAAATATTTTTTCTCCTGAGTTAGATGAAGATTTAATAAAATCTCTAAAAGATTTTCCTTTTCCAAAAGAGTTTGAAAATATAAAACATATCATAAAAGCTATTTCTACTTCAAATAAATATGAAGATGAAAAAATCAAAATAGAAGTTTTTATAGGTGATGCTAGAGCTTATATAAAAAATTTTGAGAAAAACTTTTTTGATATAGTTTTCCAAGATGCTTTTTCAAGTGATGTAAACAAAGAACTATGGACAAAAGAGTATTTTGAAGATATTTATAAAATCTGTAAAGAAGATAGTATTTTAAGTACTTATGCAATAGCAACGCCAATAAGATTATCTTTATATGAAGCAAAATTTTATATATACGAAACAAAATCTACAAAAAGAAAAATTACACTTGCAACAAAAAGTTTAAAAAATAGTATTGGGAAATATATAGATATGGAGCTAAAAAAGCAGAGAAATCAAGACGCAAAAGCTTTATATGATAAATAA
- a CDS encoding ABC transporter ATP-binding protein produces the protein MKIIEVNNLYTAFGENVVHNDISFSVNEGEIFGILGGSGSGKSVLVKQIVMLNQIQRGNIKIFDKDISTLSLKQTEDLKLQFSYLFQFGALYSFLNVIENISVMLKEYTNLPKDLIEKIAYTNLDIVGLPKNVAKLYPSQLSGGMKKRVALARSLAMQPKILFLDEPTSGLDPASTKSVNELLLYLKNSLNITTVIITHDLDTIKTLLDRFIIIKKEKIFDGNITEALKSEDEFIKDFLTNKKAT, from the coding sequence ATGAAAATCATAGAAGTAAACAACCTTTATACAGCTTTTGGTGAAAATGTAGTTCATAATGATATTTCATTTAGTGTAAATGAAGGTGAAATATTTGGAATATTAGGTGGAAGTGGTTCAGGAAAAAGTGTTTTAGTAAAACAGATAGTTATGCTAAATCAAATTCAAAGAGGAAATATAAAAATCTTTGATAAAGATATTTCTACTTTATCACTAAAACAAACAGAGGATTTAAAACTTCAGTTTTCTTATCTTTTTCAGTTTGGTGCTTTGTATTCATTTTTAAATGTGATTGAAAATATAAGTGTGATGCTAAAAGAGTACACAAACCTACCAAAAGATTTGATAGAAAAGATTGCATATACAAATTTGGATATAGTTGGACTTCCAAAAAATGTAGCAAAACTATATCCTTCACAATTAAGTGGTGGAATGAAAAAAAGAGTTGCACTTGCAAGAAGTTTAGCAATGCAACCAAAAATCTTATTTTTAGATGAACCAACAAGTGGATTAGATCCTGCAAGTACAAAAAGTGTAAATGAATTATTGCTTTATTTGAAAAATAGTTTAAATATAACAACGGTTATAATAACACACGATTTAGATACTATAAAAACTTTGCTTGATAGATTTATCATAATAAAAAAAGAGAAAATCTTTGATGGAAATATAACAGAAGCTTTAAAAAGCGAAGATGAGTTTATCAAAGATTTTTTAACAAATAAAAAGGCTACCTAA
- a CDS encoding ATP-binding protein, with product MELVYLWVKNYKNIVEQGFNFSPRFRCEYDEDTKELKVVDKNETGEFYPKNFFGNNINVTAIVGENGSGKSSLLLGITNSKIIIRRDNQFYTNDFTSEIHKFTNINREKDYDIIYMDFDLIKINPITDFWDFSQQNIYDKNLYKRIENNFSGNVNFNIIKYKENFYNLIIKYDDSFLSELFFYNPIEIRLSDFIKTIPFQDSQSKYINDKIKSVQSKNYSKIKFLTFLYSKIKNNPELSKLKHFDDDISILEKEQDILNYNRFSNQEEIDNIYKLLKVLENKKIHKFSIEDFNKQIYNENQEAFFKLTELGYLEVNLKDKTGREYFDLSQGERKLFAEFLMIFDSISKSDKNEIFLVLDEPDLGLHPQWQKNYIQELIKLLSTFPKKRFHIIITSHSPFILSDLPKENIIFLEKGKQVYPFEDGKQTFGANIHTLLSHGFFMKDGLMGEFAKEKINQVYNFITQKGTSFIKTKEEAQNIINLIGEPMLKKELQFLYNEKFEIDDIDKQIREYEEAIEKLKSKKKKND from the coding sequence ATGGAATTGGTTTATTTGTGGGTAAAAAATTATAAGAATATAGTAGAACAAGGATTTAATTTTTCACCTAGGTTTAGGTGTGAATATGATGAAGATACAAAAGAATTAAAAGTTGTAGATAAAAATGAAACAGGTGAATTTTATCCTAAAAACTTTTTTGGTAATAATATAAATGTAACTGCAATTGTTGGAGAAAATGGGAGTGGGAAAAGCAGTTTATTATTAGGAATTACTAATAGCAAAATAATTATTAGAAGAGATAATCAATTCTACACAAATGATTTTACTAGTGAAATTCATAAGTTCACTAATATAAACAGAGAAAAAGACTATGATATTATTTATATGGATTTTGATTTAATAAAAATTAATCCTATAACAGATTTTTGGGATTTTAGTCAACAGAATATTTATGATAAAAATTTATATAAAAGAATTGAAAATAACTTCTCAGGAAATGTAAATTTTAATATAATTAAATACAAAGAAAATTTTTACAATTTAATTATCAAATATGATGATTCTTTTTTATCTGAATTATTTTTTTACAATCCAATTGAAATAAGATTATCTGATTTTATAAAAACTATTCCTTTTCAGGATAGTCAATCCAAATATATCAATGATAAAATAAAATCTGTACAAAGTAAAAATTACTCAAAAATTAAATTTCTGACTTTTTTATATTCAAAAATTAAAAATAATCCAGAACTATCTAAATTAAAACATTTCGATGATGACATAAGTATTTTAGAAAAAGAACAAGATATTTTAAATTATAATAGATTTAGTAATCAAGAAGAAATAGATAATATTTATAAGCTATTGAAAGTATTAGAAAATAAAAAAATTCATAAATTCTCAATTGAAGATTTTAATAAGCAAATATATAATGAAAATCAAGAAGCTTTTTTTAAACTAACAGAGCTTGGTTATTTAGAAGTGAATTTGAAAGATAAAACAGGTAGAGAATATTTTGATTTAAGCCAAGGAGAAAGAAAACTTTTTGCAGAATTTTTAATGATTTTTGATAGCATAAGTAAAAGCGATAAAAATGAAATTTTTCTTGTTCTTGATGAGCCCGATTTAGGACTTCATCCACAATGGCAAAAAAATTATATACAAGAATTAATAAAATTACTTTCTACCTTTCCTAAAAAAAGGTTTCATATTATAATTACTTCTCATTCTCCATTCATTCTTTCAGATTTACCAAAAGAAAATATAATATTTTTAGAAAAAGGTAAACAAGTTTACCCTTTTGAAGATGGAAAACAAACTTTTGGAGCAAATATTCATACTTTACTTTCTCATGGTTTTTTTATGAAAGATGGACTTATGGGAGAGTTTGCGAAAGAGAAAATAAATCAAGTTTATAATTTTATTACACAAAAAGGCACAAGTTTTATAAAAACAAAAGAGGAAGCACAAAATATAATCAATCTTATTGGTGAACCAATGCTTAAAAAAGAACTTCAATTTTTATATAATGAAAAATTTGAAATTGATGATATAGATAAACAAATAAGAGAGTATGAAGAAGCTATTGAAAAACTAAAATCAAAAAAGAAAAAAAATGATTAA
- a CDS encoding carbonic anhydrase, which yields MNPIKNLIRGNKLFRKYQFDEFKDELEELNISGQKPEILFISCCDSRITIDFMVGTKPGDLFILRNIGNFVPPFSLNGDFHGTASAIEYAVSILNVSNVIVCGHSYCGACQSLYSDIPQNSHYINIRKWLKLGKKAKEMTLKNKHLYKNQEELYKATEKNSIICQLKNLLTYPAIKEKIELNEITIHGWYYNLDDGSIQYYDEKDRLFKEISEYLND from the coding sequence ATGAATCCAATAAAAAACTTAATACGTGGAAATAAACTCTTCCGTAAATACCAATTTGATGAGTTTAAAGATGAGTTAGAAGAACTAAATATTAGTGGACAAAAACCAGAAATTTTATTTATCTCTTGTTGCGATAGTAGAATTACTATTGATTTTATGGTTGGAACAAAACCTGGTGATTTATTCATTTTAAGAAATATTGGGAATTTTGTTCCACCCTTTAGTCTAAATGGAGATTTTCATGGAACGGCATCCGCTATTGAATATGCAGTTTCAATACTAAATGTTTCAAATGTTATTGTTTGTGGTCACTCTTATTGTGGAGCTTGTCAAAGTTTATATAGTGATATTCCACAAAATTCACACTATATAAATATAAGAAAATGGTTAAAATTGGGTAAAAAAGCAAAAGAAATGACCCTAAAAAACAAACATCTTTATAAAAACCAAGAAGAATTATACAAAGCTACAGAAAAAAACTCTATAATTTGTCAATTAAAAAATCTTCTAACATATCCTGCTATAAAAGAGAAAATAGAGTTAAATGAAATTACTATTCATGGTTGGTATTATAATTTAGATGATGGTTCAATTCAATATTATGATGAAAAAGACAGATTATTCAAGGAAATAAGTGAATATCTAAATGATTAA
- a CDS encoding AbrB family transcriptional regulator: MIKKIKLNKKMQELPILIKMLLALLIAVSGSILFIFLHFPLPWLLGAIFATTIAIRFPTVPISSPKPFSAPARILIGLTIGSAFTPHILQYIPHYIISLLLVIPFTLLVIFFGTYYYHKILKYDLKTSYLGSMPGGVIEMVIIGQDLKADTSKITLMQSSRLFFVIVSLPFIIQYIFQIDIRGNQILTTPIKDINLFEFSYIYILGIAGAIIAKRLRLAAAYLIGPMIVSIILYSTGFVHTHIPDELLKFIQVIFGTIIGFTFKNVSLKTISKTFLATLGHFAILIILCAIFIFIIYKSLDFKALDILLAFGPGGQTEINLVAILIGANLPYITLHHIVRLFIVMNIAPIIAKRLDRNNSI, translated from the coding sequence ATGATTAAAAAAATTAAACTAAATAAAAAAATGCAAGAACTTCCAATTTTAATAAAAATGCTATTAGCTTTATTAATAGCAGTTTCAGGTTCAATTTTATTTATTTTTTTACATTTTCCTTTACCTTGGCTTTTAGGTGCAATATTTGCTACAACTATTGCTATTAGATTTCCAACTGTTCCTATTTCTAGTCCAAAGCCATTTTCAGCTCCTGCTAGGATATTAATAGGGCTTACTATTGGAAGTGCCTTTACTCCTCATATTTTACAATATATTCCACATTATATTATTAGTTTATTATTAGTAATTCCTTTTACACTTTTAGTTATATTTTTTGGAACATATTACTATCATAAAATTTTAAAATATGATTTAAAAACTTCTTATTTAGGTTCTATGCCTGGTGGTGTAATAGAGATGGTTATAATTGGACAAGATTTAAAAGCTGATACTTCAAAAATAACTCTAATGCAAAGTTCAAGACTATTTTTTGTTATTGTCTCTTTACCTTTTATTATTCAATATATTTTTCAAATAGATATTCGTGGTAACCAGATTCTAACAACTCCTATAAAAGATATAAATTTATTTGAATTTTCATATATTTATATTTTAGGTATCGCTGGTGCAATTATTGCAAAAAGATTGAGATTAGCTGCTGCATATTTGATAGGACCTATGATTGTTAGTATAATTTTGTATTCTACTGGATTTGTACACACACATATTCCTGATGAATTATTAAAATTCATACAAGTTATTTTTGGAACTATTATTGGGTTTACTTTTAAAAATGTAAGTTTAAAAACTATATCAAAAACATTTTTAGCTACTTTGGGGCATTTTGCTATTTTGATTATATTATGTGCTATTTTTATTTTTATAATATATAAATCTTTGGATTTTAAAGCTTTAGATATTTTATTGGCTTTTGGACCAGGTGGACAAACAGAGATAAATTTAGTTGCCATTTTAATTGGAGCAAATCTTCCTTATATCACTTTACATCATATAGTAAGACTTTTTATTGTTATGAATATCGCTCCAATAATCGCAAAAAGGTTAGATAGAAATAATAGTATTTAA
- a CDS encoding MlaD family protein, producing MDTKINFFKIGLFVSSLFTLLVIFIFWLGKYGLEDKKYDDYSIFFSESVSGLNIGSSIKFMGFEVGTVKDIKINPYNSEEIQIDIQIQKGTPIKEDNFAILGNLGITGLKYIELKGGSNNSKLLGENQYGMKVIKSKTSALTTFVDSTEDITKEITILLGQMKKVLNDENISNFSSLLSKSEKSMANIEQFSAYLVKNEKKIDELINSMKNFANTGNSSFASVKTSADSFKELTTKIKEEFDKGTFDLKGMSSESFENLNSLLKNLENNLNLTQDLINNINESPSDLLLKQKNIKYGPGEKE from the coding sequence ATGGATACTAAAATTAACTTTTTTAAAATCGGATTATTTGTAAGTTCACTATTTACTCTTTTAGTAATATTTATTTTTTGGCTTGGGAAATATGGACTAGAAGATAAAAAATATGATGATTATTCAATCTTTTTTTCAGAATCAGTTTCAGGACTAAATATAGGCTCTTCTATAAAATTTATGGGATTTGAAGTAGGTACTGTAAAAGATATCAAAATAAATCCATACAATTCTGAAGAGATTCAAATAGATATTCAAATACAAAAAGGAACTCCAATAAAAGAGGACAATTTTGCCATTTTGGGAAACCTTGGAATTACTGGATTAAAATATATTGAATTAAAAGGTGGAAGTAATAACTCAAAACTTTTAGGCGAAAATCAATATGGAATGAAAGTCATAAAATCAAAAACATCTGCTTTGACAACATTTGTTGATTCAACAGAAGATATTACAAAAGAGATAACAATTCTTTTAGGTCAAATGAAAAAAGTTTTAAATGATGAAAATATCTCAAATTTTTCTTCACTTTTATCAAAAAGTGAAAAAAGCATGGCAAACATAGAGCAATTTTCTGCATATTTAGTTAAAAATGAGAAAAAAATAGATGAACTTATCAATAGTATGAAGAACTTTGCTAATACAGGAAATTCATCATTTGCAAGTGTTAAAACTTCTGCTGATAGTTTTAAAGAGCTAACAACAAAAATAAAAGAAGAGTTTGACAAAGGAACTTTTGATTTAAAAGGAATGAGTAGTGAAAGTTTTGAGAACTTAAATAGTTTATTAAAAAATCTTGAAAATAATTTGAATCTAACTCAAGATTTAATAAATAATATAAATGAAAGCCCAAGTGATTTACTACTAAAACAAAAAAATATAAAATATGGTCCAGGAGAAAAAGAATGA
- a CDS encoding cache domain-containing protein, with translation MKNNYNLNQENGIKKITLLSSTIIILFVATITGYNLIKTEYDNFKNHINSFKETLIEREKFYIKSSVDNLKNDIDFEELSIINNKKHNIKTQSILAYNLAKSIYEKTTKLSKEEQINFIKTAIKQIAQKSNDINYFILDTNGNLILNSDNEIDENRNFYNFQDINGKKFVQEMINTDSNKQNFIEYFWYIPNQSLTANKITYSRHLKELDLIIGSGTFLEKQNSELISKLITKIENQNVNNEEFIFIYKINSLNDIKNKSELISKKLIEPKKEDLEAMEKLLINTNYKGNDYLFYNNNQQLIYGTYLKEHRYFIAIGVNLVNIYDIVEKERNISLENMYKNINRLVIIITVMTIIFFIFSLLFTKRIETIFQEYKENVILNEDKYRMLFNHSNDAFIISELDSNEYTRITSYNKTASKVTFYDEKELIDKSFFDLFINLDTKKILTEKSFFDTVKLKTKYDDIKTIELSIIIYEANKKTIVFASIRDITERTLLKENKEKQEKILIQKSKMASMGEMIGNIAHQWRQPLSQLSGLFFDIKSAYDYKELDTKYLQNRVEEANDLLEYMSKTIDDFRNFFSPNSQKEEFFINQAVQNALKIAQSTLNFYQIKISVQVDESLKISGYQNEYSQAVMNIISNAKDILIEKNISDPQIKIYLEKNVLCIEDNAGGIDEEIINKIFDPYFTTKYEYGTGIGLYMTKMIIEEKMGGSINVKNTRTGAKFFVEV, from the coding sequence TTGAAAAATAATTATAATCTAAACCAAGAAAATGGTATAAAAAAAATCACCCTTTTAAGCTCAACTATTATTATTTTATTTGTAGCCACAATTACTGGTTATAATCTCATAAAAACGGAATATGATAATTTTAAAAATCATATCAATAGTTTTAAAGAGACTTTGATTGAAAGGGAAAAGTTTTATATAAAAAGTTCAGTTGATAATCTAAAAAATGATATAGATTTTGAAGAATTATCTATTATAAATAATAAAAAGCATAATATAAAAACTCAGTCAATTCTTGCTTATAATTTGGCAAAATCAATATATGAAAAGACTACAAAACTTAGTAAAGAAGAACAAATAAATTTTATAAAAACTGCAATAAAACAAATTGCTCAAAAATCAAATGACATAAATTATTTTATTTTAGATACAAATGGGAATCTTATTTTAAATAGTGATAATGAGATAGATGAAAATCGAAATTTTTATAATTTTCAAGATATAAATGGTAAAAAATTCGTTCAAGAGATGATTAATACAGACTCAAATAAACAAAATTTTATAGAGTATTTTTGGTATATTCCAAATCAAAGTTTAACAGCAAATAAAATTACCTATTCAAGACATTTAAAAGAGTTGGATTTGATTATTGGTTCTGGAACCTTTCTTGAGAAACAAAATAGTGAATTAATATCTAAACTAATTACAAAAATAGAAAATCAAAATGTAAATAATGAAGAATTTATCTTTATTTATAAAATAAATAGTTTAAATGATATTAAAAATAAAAGTGAACTAATTAGCAAAAAATTAATAGAACCAAAAAAAGAAGATTTAGAAGCTATGGAAAAACTTCTAATAAATACAAATTATAAAGGAAATGATTACCTATTTTATAACAACAATCAACAGCTTATATATGGAACTTATCTAAAAGAACATAGATATTTTATTGCCATTGGTGTAAATCTAGTAAATATCTATGATATTGTTGAAAAAGAAAGAAATATCTCTTTAGAAAATATGTATAAGAATATCAATCGATTAGTTATTATTATTACAGTTATGACCATAATCTTTTTTATATTTTCTTTGTTGTTTACAAAAAGAATTGAAACAATTTTTCAAGAATATAAAGAAAATGTAATTTTAAATGAAGATAAATATCGTATGCTTTTTAATCACAGTAATGATGCTTTTATAATTTCAGAACTTGATAGTAATGAGTATACAAGAATTACTAGTTATAATAAAACGGCTTCAAAAGTAACTTTTTACGATGAAAAAGAGTTGATAGATAAAAGTTTTTTTGATTTATTTATTAATCTTGATACAAAAAAAATTTTAACAGAAAAATCATTTTTCGATACTGTTAAATTGAAAACAAAATATGATGATATTAAAACTATAGAATTAAGTATTATTATTTATGAAGCAAATAAAAAAACTATTGTCTTTGCTTCAATTAGAGATATAACAGAAAGAACTTTATTAAAAGAAAATAAAGAAAAACAAGAAAAAATTTTAATTCAAAAATCAAAAATGGCATCAATGGGTGAAATGATTGGAAATATTGCTCATCAATGGAGGCAACCATTAAGTCAATTATCTGGTTTGTTTTTTGATATAAAATCTGCTTATGATTATAAAGAATTAGATACAAAATATCTTCAAAATCGAGTTGAAGAAGCAAATGATTTACTTGAATATATGTCAAAAACTATTGATGATTTTAGAAATTTTTTTAGTCCAAATTCACAAAAAGAGGAATTCTTTATAAATCAAGCTGTTCAAAATGCGCTAAAAATTGCTCAATCAACTTTGAATTTTTATCAAATAAAGATTTCTGTTCAAGTAGATGAATCATTAAAAATAAGTGGTTATCAAAATGAATATTCTCAAGCTGTTATGAATATTATTTCAAATGCAAAAGATATTTTGATTGAAAAAAATATTTCAGATCCACAAATAAAGATTTATTTAGAAAAAAATGTTCTTTGTATTGAAGACAATGCAGGTGGAATAGATGAAGAGATTATAAATAAAATATTTGACCCATATTTCACCACAAAATATGAATATGGAACAGGAATTGGGCTTTATATGACAAAAATGATAATTGAAGAAAAGATGGGTGGTTCTATAAATGTAAAAAATACAAGAACAGGTGCAAAGTTTTTTGTTGAGGTATAG
- a CDS encoding ABC-type transport auxiliary lipoprotein family protein encodes MKNSILILTIFLLFTGCTFKQQRIDINHYSIDFKTQKISQNAKLSSIFIEEPNVNRSFNLTSIYYNTKPYLFEEYAKNKWINLPSNMIYNQLIDSFIASNIFSNVISKDSKIEHKYTLKTDIIKLYHEFKEDKSYAILKIKFDLIEDKKVIKTISFDKNVLCVTNDAYGFVKALNKGLEESTNSLLNTIISI; translated from the coding sequence ATGAAAAATAGTATTTTAATATTAACAATTTTTTTGTTATTTACAGGGTGTACTTTTAAACAACAAAGAATAGATATAAATCATTATTCAATAGATTTTAAAACTCAAAAGATATCTCAAAATGCTAAATTATCTTCGATTTTTATAGAAGAACCAAATGTAAATAGAAGTTTTAATCTAACATCGATTTATTATAATACAAAACCATATTTGTTTGAAGAATATGCAAAAAACAAGTGGATAAATCTTCCTTCAAATATGATTTATAATCAACTAATTGACTCTTTTATAGCAAGTAATATTTTTTCAAATGTGATATCAAAAGATTCAAAAATAGAACATAAATACACTTTAAAAACTGATATTATAAAACTTTATCATGAGTTTAAAGAAGATAAATCTTACGCAATTTTGAAAATAAAATTTGATTTAATTGAAGATAAAAAAGTTATCAAAACTATAAGTTTTGATAAAAATGTTTTATGTGTAACAAATGACGCTTATGGTTTTGTAAAAGCTTTAAATAAAGGACTTGAAGAATCTACAAATAGTTTATTAAATACTATTATTTCTATCTAA